CTTTGCTAGGATTTGCCTTCCTACGAACGTGTGCGTACTACCTGAGcctgagcaggcagcacagtACAGAGTAGCCATCAGTATGATATTCTTTTTAGCAGCGCatgctttttctgccttgtaGACAAAGCATCTTGgtttgcaggaagaaaaggagctgTGATTCTGAAGACTAaggagaaagacaggaaaagtgCAAATCCAGTCAGTGCTGGTACAGGACAAATCTTCCTGATTGGTCTGTTCTTTGGGACAAGAGCTGGCTtcttcagctctgtttttcttctttacatctTTCTCCTGAAAGACCAAAATACCTTAATCTCTCAACAGACATGCGCGCCCTCTGTCATACAAGCAGAGTGTACTCTTTCCTTCACCTAGGAAGATGGATTTAATCCGAGTCAAAACCCTTTCCCTTGTGTCTCAAGGACCAGCACACCCTGATGTATCTCTGCAACCTGAAATCTATCTTCAGTAGAAATTAGCAGGCTGTGCTTTAATGATTCGCGATTTATCACAGTCATTTACCCCTTCATTTCAAATGAAACCTTGttgaaaaagcagctgcagggccaggtTTATTTCACAGAGATGATGTGAAAGTGGCTAAAATCACAGTGCTGAGTGGCTCCCAAGGGGGTGATTCACTGTGTCTTGTGCAGCTGTTCAAGGATGGAGACCAGATATGCCTTGGAGGTACCTCTACCACTTGCAGCATGAAGGGGTGTTGGAAGCCTTAAAGTGGCTTACGGTCACAGCATTGAAGACCAAAGCAATTCTGCTGTTCCGGGGCCACAAATATCTGATCATGTATTGGGAAAACAGCCATGTTATTGCAGGTGGGAGTCTTACACCAAAGGTATAGCGTTTCCAAAATAACAGGAATGCACTGAATGtgaatttcaaagcattttaagtATGTCTATATTGCAACCAGTTTATTTGTATCCCATAATGAGGTGAAGCAGCCTGCCCTGCTTCTAGGCTGTTCCTTCCATCTCTTGCTGTCTAGCGTTATGGCGAGCTGTTTCCTGGGGTCCTGGCTCGGCTCCTTTCTGCCCAGAGATGACAGCCAGGCAGAACTCTAGGGTGGCAGGGCACCAGGTAAGTCATCTTCGGTTAAGAGCACAAGAGTTAAAATGTCACTACTCACAATGTGCTAGATATGCTGAATTTTAGTAGTTGAAACATAAAAGGAATtgtgaatacatttttaagtgCCTGCAGGTCTGACATTCTCCTGCCTACAGGGTTCAGATGCCGCTCTGAGTTTGGCTGGTAAAGTAATGGTCTCTTTCCTTTAgtccagaaaaagcagaattcatGAAGGACTGTGAAAGTTCATACTCTAGCTGGAAGTTTTCTGGAGGCTTTCGAACTTGGGTCAAGATGTCCTTggtgaaaacaaaagaagaagaTGGTAGTGAAACTGTTGAATTCAAacaagaggtaaaaaaaaaaaaaaaaaaagtgttacgGGACCTTTTAGTTTTATTAAGAACTAGTTACTGCCATGGTTTAACAGAACCAGTTCTTGGGGCAGATAGCAATGTGAGTTGGAAGAAGGGGGGGGAAGTTAGGTGAAACAtcaggagcttttttttttttgtttcattgcatCCATCACACCACGTGCCAGTGAGCAGTTTTGGCTGTACAGTTACTTGCATTCTTTCTTAACATGAAGCAGTTCAGTAGAAGTGCAACCGTCTTGATGTGCTTGGTTGTTGGTATGGTACGGAGACACACGTCAGGAAAACATCTCTAATGGGAAGGTCAGAAAATCCAGGCCTTGAATGTGTTGTAAGTGACACCTGTAGTCTGAGGTAAGGGTCCGGAGAGaccaacacagaaataataacaCAGCTGCATTTAGTTCaaggtggggaacagctggcAAAGGAATTGTCTAAATAATACCGCTTTCTAATACTGGCTATTACTTAGATTACCACAAGGGCTGATATTAggatgaagaaataaatgtgagCCTTGTATCCTCTATAGCATTCTGAtgtctgctttttgtttgggtttgggctttttAGCTGTTGAGTATCCGTAGAAAAATGGAGTAACTTCTTGCATCATTTAAAACTAGAAAACAGGCAGGTGGAAGATGCAAACTTAGCTAGAGATGAAGTGAGTTTGACTTTCACTCCTGTTCTGTTTACAGTAATGGACAGGAAAATAGTTGTGTTTTGAATTTATCTTTCTCCCAGTGTTGGCTGGAGAGGAAGTGTCTCAGCGGTAGTgagaaatgagaattttaagAGCAGTTCTTGTCCAGAGAGCATATCTGTCAGGGACTACACTTTCTTAGTCCATGGTACACTTGGAAAGAGCACTTTGTGGAGatcaaaatgaagcagaaacttCAGTTCTCCTATCTTTAATTCTCACAGGGCATTAAAGTGGCAAAGCCttaagggaaaagcaaagctgtgacTGTGAGGTGAGTCCCCTTCTGCTCCACTTTGAGGACAGGAGGCAAACGCCAGTCACACAAGTCCCAAACTAGGGAGAGGAAAGAATGcatcaggcagctgctgccacgTTAGCACTAACAGCAGTTGTTTGTCTGTCCTTCATCACCTACGGCTCTGTATCACTTGCGAGTTGGTACTTACCAAGTGTAGGATTTTTGAAAGTCCTTTGTGTGCCCGAGTCTAATGTGTGTCAAAGTGGAAACAAAAGGCTGACTCAGAACCACAAAAATCTGAACTTTTTGTGACTAAAGATCTGTTTAATCCAACAGTTATGGACTGATTATCTGGGTAGGCGAACACtgtgttgggggttttggggtttttgtttggttttggggttagttggtttgtttttaatgtttcagatCCCTATTAATAATACAGTACAAGTTGAAATAGCTCAGACGTAAGTTGCAGTTGCTTTGTTTGACAGTACAGCATTTGCTAGATTGCATAAGGAAGTCCATTAGCTTTTCAAATCTAAACCTGGGAGATGGCAGACCAGCAAGATGGATATAAATATTAGGTCGGATAGCACAGTCGGTTCATTTGCTAACTAGCCCTGTAGTCAtggctttgtcttttcttccgTTCCCAGTGCCTTAGTTTAGTTTTATGTGCTGTTTGTTTCCTGGTGTGCAGTTTTCGTGAGTGACTGGCCGGGGTGATGGTACGCTGCACTAAGTAAATGAGCTGTAGAAGCGTAGGGTAAGTCAGTCTGCAGCAAAGGTGTTTGACCAGAAAACAGGAGGTGGTTGAAGCTCCCATATACTCTGAATGGACATACATCGTGTTCTAGCTCCTGCTTCTCTGTGTTCACAGCCTAACATCTGGTCAGGGCAGGGCGTGTGGAGAAGACTAACAAATCTTGAAGTATGTGTAAATAAACTAAGGGAGGGTAGATGGGAGGTTTTTGTGGCAGGTCATCTCCCTCGTACAGTGAAAAAGCTTGTAAGAAGGTGAAAGCTGATTGTTGAGGGACTTCCAGTTCAGCCTTCCTTTACCTGGAACAACTCAAAATCCAGAAAGGGCAGTTTCTTCCATCTGTCTCACGTTCCTGTCACAACCCTGAAATGAAGTTACAGTACTGCTGGATTCATTACTTCCAGTCCAGTATTAAACTAATGTAGGAAGAGCAGCAGTACTCTCTTGGGCACACACCAAGATGTAAATACTGCTTTGAGGACTGGAGAAGGGAGAGGTCCTTCCGTCACCTGCTCAGCTGTAACGCGCCACGGTGCCTTGCTGTTAGGGAACTGTCTGGCTCTTGAGCAGCTCGTGTTGTCCCCTAGCaagcggggtggggggcagtgcAATCGGTGTTATTGCCTGTGTACAAACCCCTGTAGCTCCCCTCTGGGTGGGGGTGTCTGTGCTGCAAGaaaacttaaatgttttttggAGGCCTAACGCTTTCGTGACTGTAGTTCCTAAGACTATGGTTTCATGTGGCTGTGACGTCAGTCTGGTATCCTCAGCTGTACCCTGGTGGAACTGTGCTAAAGCTCTCTGCcgctgtcctggttttggctgggatagaggtAACTGTCAGTGCTAGTTCAAATGGTAACCTAGTTAATGGGCAGCACCTGGGAAGTATGGTTTTAATTGTTAAGAGCTAGGCTTCTCTCCTGTTTTCATTCTGTACTTGCTGGCATCTTCTAGTTTATTCTACAACTGATTGTCCAAAAAAGAGTCTTCCTGCCACCATTGCGTAGCTCTCTggtaaataaaaagtaatttagcaTTCATTCATGAGAACTTTTCAAATGCTGTATCACTccaagtaaataatttttgtaaattaattttccctccTTGAAAGGGGAAactatataataaaataaagaccCTGGCTACCACTGTAAAAATGGTATCGCAGTGTTTTACCAAGTgagaaatagggaaaaaaaccccaaaccaaacgAAAGAGATGGAGGAAACCTCCCTTCCCATATTTTGGGAGCCTACTGCTTCAGGTAGAGGAATACTGAATTGGAAGTCCCTCAACAGGCAGCTATTTTCACCTTCTTACAAGCCTCTTCTGTTGCACAGAAGACTCATTACTTTCTTCCGTGGTGTAACTTGCacatttgtgggtttttttccctcatgtCCCCAGACCAGTGTGGTCAACTATATCGACCGGAGAACTAACCCAAGTGACCAGCTGTTTTTTGTGGTATTCGAATGGAAAGATCCTTTTATACAGACTGTTCAAGACGTGAGTAACATGCTAGTTCCTTTTTGAATTGTCTGACTGTACCTGCTCATGGTTTGTGTGTGCAGATGCCTGTGCTACCTCACTCCAAGCAGAAATTCAGAGGAAGAGTGAGGTTACGTCTGAAACTTCAGCCTATGCTCCCCCTTGTATCCCGTAACGCATATTCTGCAGAGGTCAAGACCATCTGACGCCTTCCCTTGGCTTGGTGGCACCCAGCATTCTGTTTGCAGCTAGAGGTACATgtagctaaaaaaaaaccacgtGACCCCTGTGGTCTAGCAAAGTGTAGCTTCAGGTCAAGTCTGAACTTTTTGCTTAAATAAGTTGCTTGGCTACACTGgatttaatgatttttcttttttattatttcacaaGCAAGAAACCTAGGCTTAaatcagaataataaaaatagccTAGTGTATTTTTTATCCATTACTAGCACAGAATTTGGTACTGCATTCAAATGCACAAAAAGCATTCCAAAATTTAGCTCGATGTGCTGCAGCCAGAGGTGATGATGTGCCAGACAAGACCATGATCAGTCCCCAGCGGTGATTAAGAGGTGTGCGCTGCAGGTACGTGCTTTAAGCACGAGCTAGATCTTGTTTCCCCAGTGTTCCAAGGGCAGGTCAGATACACTTGCCCTCCCCAGGAAAACGTGGAATGGCAAAGTGTGCAGAGACAATGTgtttaaaattttgcatttagaATGGCCCTACCTGACAGCCAAAGTCCATTGCCGGTAAAATCCGCAGAGTTCTTGTTTTCTTGCCCAAAACCAGAGCGCGAAGGCAAACTGCGTAGGGCAGGAGGTGGTAGCTGGTTCTTGGCACTCCGGCTCTCATGTCCGTGCTGGGGCCGGGCACCCTCCTCAGTGCCAGCGCCTCCTCGGCCTTGCGAGCCTGCTCCTGTTCCTGGCTCCTCTCTGCTGGATGGGGTTCACGCCTCCGCCACCTTCCAGCCAAAACCCGCCCCCGAGCCAGTGGTCTGGGGTGCTCGTTCCCTCTTGGCGAAGAGGCCGTAGTTCACGAGCAGGGGCAGCCAGTGGCAGCTTTCAGGAGGATTAACGAACACAGAGTGCTGGTTTACGACCTTCCAGCTTGGCTGGTGACCCAGTGACACCGCGCTCGTGCTGACAGTCCGAGCTGCAGACTCGGTGGCAGGTCCCAAAGCTGTGTGTGACTTCGCTGCTGCCTAAGCCTAGCTCTGCTTGCTTCATCCGAGATCCTAGAAGTCATCCCTGTGCCTAGAGGTGCGAGGGGAATTGCAAAGCATAAATAAACTTTAACTACTGTGGAACCAAATGtagttaaaaatagaaatacaaagtACTTGCTGTAAGTCTGCAGAAACAGTTGCTGCTGTCAAAAGCTGCTTTAGCATTACCGTGCTGTCGCGTTAAAGCTTTCCAGTAGTTGTCTCTTCTAGCTTTGTCTTCTGGGAGATAGTCTTTAATGTGACTGCttatttttgttcatctttAAGCAATACAGTAAATTTAATCTATAATCTCTAAAATTAGCCATTTAACTGTCTCTCTGAAGTCTTCGATAATTCAGTGCCCTGAATTAGTTTAAAAGGAATTTAGCAGCAAATCAGAAAACCATGGTGCAAGGCAGATGTGTGGAGAAGgcactgcaggcagccctggcagcgtcaaggaaaatgctgcaaaacagtttgaaaaattgAATTGTTTGTTATCGAATAGGTATCATACATGATGAGTCAGATaagggaaataatatttttaatctctttcagATTATCACAGCAAATCCCTGGAACATGATTGCTCTTCTTTGTGGTATCTTTTTGGCTCTCTTTAAGGCCGCAGACTTTGCTAAGTTAAGTGTTAAGTGGATGATCAAAATCCGCAAGAGACACCTGAAGAGGAGTCGTCAAGTAATGAACCACATAAACTGAGACTAAGACTGCCATTTATTCATAGCAGAAGGGATAGAAAATAACTGGATTAAACTTCAATCAGCAATTAAAAGATGCAAAACAGGtatgttttcttccagaaaaatgaTGGCTGGAGA
The nucleotide sequence above comes from Falco biarmicus isolate bFalBia1 chromosome 12, bFalBia1.pri, whole genome shotgun sequence. Encoded proteins:
- the PACC1 gene encoding proton-activated chloride channel isoform X4; translated protein: MAVAVFLVYQTISDFREKLKHPVMSVSYKEVSLYDAPGIAFYPGKAQLLSCKHHYYDHILPLINPGQPGDIECTTQRINYTDPFTNQTMKYALVVQGPRDVKKKELVFLQFHLNGTDQDFSAIDYLLFSSFQEFINSPEKAEFMKDCESSYSSWKFSGGFRTWVKMSLVKTKEEDGSETVEFKQETSVVNYIDRRTNPSDQLFFVVFEWKDPFIQTVQDIITANPWNMIALLCGIFLALFKAADFAKLSVKWMIKIRKRHLKRSRQVMNHIN